The DNA segment CTTGGATACAACAAGAAACAACTTCCACCAACCAAACTACCTGTCGCTAAAAACACTTCTCCACAATATTTCCATGTGCCTTGACCATATATCATCAACCAGCCGGCATAGATACAAATGGTGCAATAGTACATTGGTACCCAAGCCGTTAAAATAGCCGCATTGCCAATACGGAAGTTAAAGTATATTTTTATAATTTCTAAAATAGTCAATAAAACAATTAAATTATGAATGATGTTTTCAATTTGCTTATAAGGTAACTGTAAAGTTTTCTTTAATGCTATGGTAACACCAATAATTGTCATTGCAAGTAACAGCCAATGCCCCCAAGAAAACATACCGGCAGCCTCATAAGTTCCTCTTGGTGCCACAAACATTCCCCAACATTTCATTAAAAATTCCATCATTTCATATCCTCAATTCTAAGCTTCCGATCATGAACAACTGCTTGCCATTCAATCTTTTTACGGAATAAATTCAAGACAATCAGTAATATAAACAAAAAGATAAACCCGGGGAAAAAAACCATTCCTTTCCAAAGTTCTACCAGCTTTGAGCCATTCTTTCGAATCGCAAAAGACCATACTATCAGCATCAAGCCATAGGCTACTAACAAAATCCAAAGAATGGATTTCCCTAACCACCGGGCAAAGCCGGCTTGTAAAAAATACATTCCAATTACTATCGCAAAAAATAAAACCACGATTAATGGGAAAACCAATATCACCACCATATCCAAGCAGCTTAAAGAACGATGAATCACCGTTTCTTTTAATAATTGCCAAGTATATTTTCGCATACATTGTAATTGCCCAAACACCCAACGTTTTAATTGAATCCAAGCGGTTTTTAGCTTAGCCGGATATTCATCATAAACAAAAGCTTCATGCACATAACCAATCTTTTCACCATGTAGTAGAGCTATCGTGCTTAATTCAATATCTTCGGTCAATAATTCAGCCGAAAAACCATAGTCTTTTAAGAAAGATTTTTCCATCATCCAAGCTGTACCATTTAAAGAAGCACTATGTCCTTCTTGCACGTGAGCATGATTAAACACCATATTTTGTAAAATATAAAACACTTCATAACAAGAGGTTAACCAATTATCCTGAACATTTTTACCTGTTCTTCTACCTTGGTATAGTCGGTAACCTTGTCCATAAGCGCGGTTCATATTCTCTAAAAAATGAGCATCAACTAAATTGTCTGCATCAAAAATAATATAAGCTTCTATCTCTTGATTGGTATCTAATTTTTCAAAAGCCACTTTTAATACATCCGCTTTAGAATGCACCGGGCGATCCATACTAATCCTCTTCGCCCCTTTACTTAAAGCAATCTCTTCAGTACGGTCTTGGCTATTATTGACCAAGACATAAATATCATAAGCCTCCTTTGGATAATTCTGTTTTTGAAGTGATTCAATCAGGGGACCAATCACCACTTCTTCATTCCGAGCCGGAATTAAAAGAGCAAAATGGTGATATATTTCTGTCTTTGGATAAACTCTAAAAGCCTTTCCTAAGGAAATGAAAAAGGTATATAGAAAATACAACAACACAGCTAGTACGATCATCCAAAATATCATTTTCTTTCCTTTCTAGTCTTCTTTAAGACCAATCTCTTTTTGTACAATTTGAATATAAGTTTGTAAAAAATGAATGGCTGCTAAACGATCTTTTTCATCCACCTTCGCAAAGGATCGTCTTTCTGCCTTCAGTACCGGTCGAACAATGGATTCACCGAACTTTTTTCCTTCTTCGGTTAGTCGAATAACTTTTTTCTGCTTATTTTTAATGTCTACTTCTAAACTGATTTGCCCTTTCGATACCATTCGATTGACAATCGAGTGAATGGTTTGTTTGGATAAAGACCACATCGACACAAGCTCTTGTTGGCGAACTGCTTCATCAGAAGTAATTAAGGTATACCATACCCAAAATTCATTTTCGGATATACCGGTTTGGGAAACAGCGCTTCGATAAATCCCCATGATCTCCTTAATACTATGATTCATGATAGACAGTTGTTCTTGTATCTTTTTATCCATATCTTCCCCTATTGTACACGTCCATATTAGTCTGATTTCGGACTATAGTCAATAATAACCTCATCTCTGAGGTTATTGTTCTAAAAAGGAGTGTTCATATTGAATTCCTTTTTCAACTTGTTTACGTGCATCTAAACCAACACATCTTTCAATAATCGCTAAAGCAAAATCAATGGTAGCTCCCATTCCTCTTCCGGTGATTATATTGCCATCTTGAGCAATTAAACTTTGTTGGTACTCACCAGCAAAACGTTCTTCCTCAAAGCCTGGATAGCAAGTATACTTCTTGCCTTTTAATAAACCCAGATGGCCTAAAATAGAAGGTGCCGCACAAATGGCGCAAATGAATCTTCCTTGTTCAAAGTGTTTTTGAATCGCCTTTTTTAATTCTTCATTGGCTTCCAAATTCATAGTCCCCAGCTTTCCACCAGGCAGAATTAGAATATCGTATTCCTCTATCTTTGTTTCTTTAAATAAAACATTGGCTTGAACCGCTACTTTATGCGAACTTTCAACCTTTAAATTCTCATTCATGGATACCATATCAATACACATACCGGCTCTTCTTAATAAATCAACGGTAATTAAGGCTTCACATGTTTCAAAGCCATTGGCTAAAAAAATAGCTGTTTTCATATCCATTCCTCCTTTGTATTTATTATTTATCTTGCAAAGCTATTTTTTCAAGTGCATTATTCTAACAAACAAGAAAACAGACCTAAAGCGGATGAAGAAGAGAGGGTATGATTTATCTTTATTGACTGATATTCTAAACCTTCCGGCAACTGGAAAGCCATTGCCGGAAAAGAATAAAGACCATACTTTAACCGGAAATTTCAAAGAGTATAGGGAGTATCATATTGCTCCGGATTGGCTTTTAATTTATGAAATTTTCGATGGTGAGTTGATTTTGTACTTAACACGAACAGGAACACATAGTGACTTGTTCTAGTTGAAAAACAAAGTGGAGTCATTCCACTTTTTCATTTGAAAATTTTTAAAAAATAAATTTATTTTGCAAGAAGAAAGAGAAAAAATGAAAGAAGAAAAGAAAAACCGGGATGGCTAAGTCCGGTGCAATACAGGCTTAGACTCTTGGCTGCATAAAAATAGCGGAGCGGCCATACAAACTGCTACGCTAAAAAAGTCTAACTTTTGGGGGTCACATCACTTCGACAGACCTTTTCGATAAAACTATTTTACTTTTTTTACGTATTTTGCCATTTCTTTTCCAGCTAATCCACCTGAAGATAAGGACGTACCAAATGCGGCTCCTTCATTATCATAGTATGGCGTTGTGAATGCACTGCCTGCATCAACACCAGCTGCGTATAATCCTGGAATAGCTTTGAAATCAGCCTTGATAACACGAAGTTGATCATCCACCTTTACACCACCAAGGGTTCCCCATGCACTAGATTGATATTGAAAGGCATAGAATGGACCTTTTGAAATGGGCGTCATAAAGTAAGAACTCTTATAGAACATGGTATCTTTCTTATTAGTAGCCATCTTGTTATAAGTGTTTACTGTCTTTGTAAGATTAGGCATATTAACCTTCTTTGCCAGTTCTTCAATTGTGTCCGCTTTGAATGCCCAGCCTTGTTTGATTGCCTTATCTAACTGTTCACCTTTCGCTTTTAAAACCTTGCCTTTTTGGGTCATTTTACCAACATACCAGCCTTCCGGTTTACCTAAATATTCATAAACACCAACAGAACTCATACCATTTAAGTAATCTTGGTCAATAATGGAGTAGAAATAACCTTGGCGAAGTGTTTCTTCTCCACCGGCCAATGGTTTCGTTGCCATAATTTCTTCATTCATGAAACGATCACCATTACCATTTACTAATAAACCGCCATAGATAGCGTATTTAAGATTATCATTCTTTCGCCAGCCTTCACTCTTTTCATTTTCACCGGCAAATTCATTGAAGATAAGAGAGAAAGAATTCTTTTCCTCAACCCCACCGGCTTCTTTTGCCATAGCAAGACCATCGCCGGTACTTAATGTACTACCCAATGGAACAACACCAACATGACCAAATTTCTCTGCTAAAAGCTTTTTATTACCAAGGTATCCACCAGTCGACAATAAAACCGCTTTAGCTTTCACTTCAACCGGTGCTCCAGTGGATGTTTTTCCCTTAATACCGGTCACAATACCCTTATCATTTAGTACAACATGCTCTCCAGTTGTATTAAATAAGAATTTTCCACCTTGTTTTTCAACATAGTTTTGAATGAACTTAAAACGACCTTCTCCCTTTTCTTCTAACTTCAAGCGAGCACGGAAACCGGCACCGTAGTTATCCGGACGAAGTGTAGCCTTCAAACCCATCTTCACCATATCATCAATCAGTGGTCCACCTTCTTCAACGACTTTCTTCAACAATAAAGCGTTGACTGTTCCCCTAGACCAAGCATATTGTTTCTTAAATAATGTTTCCACGGAAACTTCTTGCTTTTCAGCAGCTTGTACTTTATTAGAAGCCGTTGCAGGACCACCGGCAATTGCTCCATTACTAAAGCCAATAGATGATGCCTTTTCTACCACCAATACTTTCACCCCTGCTTGCGTTGCACGCAAAGCGGCCGATAAGCCGGCCGCACCTGCTCCAACAATAACAATATCCGCTTCGTATTTTTGCGTTTCTTTCTTCGTGGCTGATTGCTTTCCGGTAAATGTATCATCAGAACCGCCAGCTTGTTTTACAGTATCCTTAACCGCATTAATAATCGCATTGCTTGTTATAGTAGCACCAGAAACAGTATCCACCTCTACTGATTGTTTCTTAACAATTTCTTCCGGAATTTTCTTTAATGCTCCGGCAGCGATATCCGGAGTTTCTTGTTGCTGTTTTACCTTAACGGATTTAATGGATGATGTATCAAATTCAACTTCCACCGTAACATTTCCATTCTTGCCCTTGGCAGATGCTGAGTAAGTACCTGCTTTTAGGCTTACAGATGCTTTTTTACTAGTGCAAGCCACAAGAAGTGTCGCAACCAGAAAGGTTGTAAGCACACGTTTAAAACCGTTCTTCATTTCTTATCCTCCTCTATAGAACTGTATTATTCTATCAAAATTACAGTCTACGTGTAAGTAAAATCGTATCTCTAACAAAGCAGTTCATTTTCAACTAATAGATGATGGGATTCAGGCTTTTTATTATTGCCTGTATAAAACTCGGATAGCCCATTGAAGGCAATCGTTGCTTACTTTCCTTAATATATTTCCCCAGATATAAAAAGTGGCTATAGCCACTTCTGATTTCTACTTATTTTCTGCTAAATATTGCTTAATCGCTTCCTTTTGAGTTGGATTAGATGGACGACAACGACTTACATCAATTTCTCCATTCACCAACATTTGTGCCATCGCATCACAACCGGGCGTTCCACATGCTCCACAATTTAAACCTGGAAGAAGAGCCCGAACATCCTCTACCCGTGTATCCACTTCAACCGCAAACTTCTTTGAAGCAAAAGATAAGATGACTCCTATTAAAGCTCCTAAAACAATCATCGAAACCGTTGGATAAACAAATTCCATATTACTTACCTTCCTCTACCTTATTCTCTTTGTATAAATTTCGTATTTCACAATCCAACAAACCACAAGCTTCACAATCCGGCTTCATATTTTCACAATCCTTTGGAACGGGTGTTTTACGATTAGCCCTTAATAGCCAAACATTCAAAGCCACTAATCCAACTGCGATTGAAGCGGTAATCATTCCTGCCGGCATTAAACTAAACCTGCCAAAGCCGAGAACGCAACTGCCATAATAGCTGCACAAATCATGGCGATTGGATTGCCTTGGAATGCCTTTGGTACATCATTTTGTTGAAGACGGGTACGAATAGTTGAGAAAATCAGTAACATCAACGCAAAGCCGGATGGAATCGCAATCGAATTGACCATGGTATGCACTAAATCATATGCTTGGCTAATGTTATTTTGCGCCACATATAAAACGGCACAGTTCGTTGTAATCAAAGGAAGATAGATACCTAAGCTCTTATACAAAGATGGTGCACTCTTCTTAATAAACAATTCCACAAATTGAACAAAGGCGGCGATTAATAAGATAAAAGTAATCAATTCCATGTATTCAATATGAAGTGGAACTAATACATAATGATAAATCGTCCAAGAAATAATGGATGATCCAAAAATAACGAAGATAACCGCAACACCCATTCCTAAAGCCGATTCCATCTTAGTTGAAACACCCATAAAAGGACACATACCCAAGAATTTCGTTAGGATGATATTGTTGATAAATAAACCACTAATCAATAAAGTAAATAAGTCCATATTTATTTACCTCTCTTTTCTTGTAGAGTTAACTTATTTTTATAGTTGGCAACTAATGCCGCTAGACAAGCAAAGGTGATAAATGCCCCAAACTGTTCCGTAAATAATGGAATCTCAAATCCGGTCGGAATCAATTGAAGATTAAAAATCAACCGGTCATTAAATGGATTGCTTAACGATAAAGCACCCGTTCCAACAATTTGGCGAATGAAAGCCATACACAATAAAGCACCTGTATAAGCCAAGCCCATTTGGAAACCATCTTTAATAGAATCAACGACATTATTCTTACAAGCAAAGGCTTCGGCACGACCTAAAATAATACAGTTTACTGTAATTAAGTCTAAGAAAGCCCCTAAAGCTGTAAATAAAGTTGGTGTAAATGCGTGCATCAACATCGATAACACCGTTACTAAAGTCGCAATAATCGTGATGTAGACAGGAATATGAATATCATCGGGAGTAATATTACGAACCAATGATACCAACATATTGGATAACACTAACACAAAGATAACACCAATACCCATACCAAGCGCATTATTCAAACTCGTGGAAATCGCTAATACTGAACACAAGCCAAGATACATGCTAAATACAGGGTTATCGCTAATTAAACGACCGAAGAATCCTTGTTTTTTAACTTGTTTTTCACTCATAATCCCTCCTATTTACTTGCCTCTTGTAAAGCTTTATAAACCATTGCCTTTAACGCATTGGAGCTAAGGGTCGCTCCACTTGTGGCATCAATCGTTGAATCCATTGTCGCCGCTTCATATTTCTTTAGCTCTGTTGCTTCCGTTGCCTTATCGCCAACCCCTTCTGTATCCCCGAAGGAATCCACAACAACATTCTTTACTTTATTTCCTTCAAGCGTGATTGTTGCTTTTGAAACACCTTCAAAGCCTTTGGCTTCACAAGCATACACTCCTTTACTCTTCTTTGTACACTTCGCTTCATTACTACTGAAATCACTATCCTTTAAAGCTTTGACTTTTGGCTTTTCAGCTTCCTTCGGCTTCGCATTTGGATCATAACGAATGCCCTTAGCTTCATTAAAGACTGCCTTGGCTGCGTTAAATCCATCACTAACACCTGCCGTCGTTACCGTTGCTCCGGAAATTAATTCCACTGAATCCTTAGAAGTTAATTTCTTCATCTTTTCAACATAGTCTGAATCAAAAGCCTTTGAACCCTTACCTTTGGTTTCATTTTCTTCAATAGCACTATACCCGGCAACCGTCCCATCGTTATTAAAGCCAACAATAAAAGTAAAACCATCCGCATTATAGCCTTTTACTTTTAAAGTGAAGGCTAAACCTTTATCTTTTGCTTCATAAACACCTGTGATTAAACCCGTTTTATCCTTAGCCAAATATTGCGAACTCACATCTGAAAACGTAGCACCTGACCAAATTTTTTCTAAAGTAGACTTAACCGACGCAATCGCATTTTCCGCAATCTTTGGTGCAGTTAGCGCATTGATAAGTGATAACACAAAGCCACATATAGCACACAAGGCTACTAATAGGACTGTCTTATAAACACTTGAAAACTCTTTTTTCTTCATAATCCCTCCTATTTACTTGCCTCTTGTAAAGCTTTATAAACCATTGCCTTTAACGCATTGGAGGTAAGGGTCGCTCCACTTGTGGCATCAATCGTTGAATCCATTGTCACCGCTTCATATTTCTTTAGCTCTGTTGCTTCCGTTGCCTTATCGCCAACCCCTTCTGTATCCCCGAAGGAATCCACAACAACATTCTTTACTTTATTTCCTTCAAGCGTGATTGTTGCTTTTGAAACACCTTCAAAGCCTTTGGCTTCACAAGCATACACTCCTTTACTCTTCTTTGTACACTTCGCTTCATTACTACTGAAATCACTATCCTTTAAAGCTTTGACTTTTGGCTTTTCCGAAGTCTTTGCTTGCTCAGCTTTTACTTCCTTCGCTTGTAAATTAGCTCCCACTAAAACCGGAACCACCAAACAAACACAAAGCACAATCGCTGTATTACGCCAAATACGCTTGAAATCCTTTACTTGACTACCATCCACCATCTTATCAATCGCAGGTGTTAACATATTCATCAATAAAATTGAGAACAAAGCACCATCTGGTAAATTGGCTTTCCAACGAATCAATAAAGTCAAAGCTGCAGCCCCAAAGGCGAACACATACTTACCGGCCGGACTAACTGGTGAAGTCACAGGATCTGTCAACATAAACACAGCCCCAAACACAACACCACCACCTAAGACATTTACAATCGCAAATTCAAGTGCATTGCCATGAAATAAACCGGTGATAAAACTCATCCCAAAAACCGCTGCTAAATAAGTACAAGTCAAACGCCAATCAATAGCTTTACGGTAAATCAAATAGGCACCAACCAACAAAATACATAGAGCAAAACTAGCACCGATTGTACTGTAATAATTTCCTAATAATAAACCGGTTAAGCCATTGAATTGATTTAGTACCGAATCCAATGCAGAACCACTAATGACCCAACCATGACTAGCCATGGTAGACATTGGTGTTGCCCCCGTTGTGAAATCCGTCGCTACACTTGCCCCAAAAGAATTCATGATAATGGCTTCCGCAAAAGCTGCGGGATTAAAAATATTTTGGCCAAAACCGCCAAAGATTAGCTTACCAAATAAAACCGCAATAACAGTCGCAATAATCAATGCGTAACAGCTCACATTGATACGCGTGATTAAGGCAATAATCAAAGCTGTAATCCAAACATAAGAATGTTTCAAAGACAAGCAAACATCCTTCTTCATCACTTTGAAATAAACTGCTTCCGTTAAAAAGGCACTCACACAAGTAGTGATGGTCATGAAACCAATTCGTAAGCTATAATTCCAACCACTATTAAGACCATACCAAACCATCGCATAGATAAGAACAACAAATAAGCCAAGACTGACATCCATCATAATGCCATCAATTGAACGCTTTGCTCGATAGTTAGGAGCTGAATGAAATGAGAACTTCATAATCTATTTACCTCCCTTAGCCGTTTGAGCAGCCTTCATCTTAGCTCCAACAAAAGTCTTCGCACGACGCATCTTTTCCGTTACATCAATCTTAGAAGGACAAACATAGGTGCATAATCCACATTCAATACAATCCATCGCTCTTAGCTTCACTAGGTGAGCATAATCCACTACTTTATGTTCATCAGCAATACGAACCGGTTCTAAACCCATTGGACAATGATCCACACAAGCACCACATCTCAAACAGTTAACAGCATCGACTTTGACATGTTTCATAACCGTTACACCATTGGTACTTTGTGAAATAGTCCATTGATCATTCGGTACAACACGACCCATCATCGGTCCACCATTAATCAATAAAACATCTTCAATGCCATCTTTCACACCACCAGCCACTTTTAATAATTCACCTGAAGTTGTTCCCACCGGTGCATACATAGTTTGTGGATTTTTAACGGCATCCCCGGAAACCGTCACATACTTATGGGTAATAGGCATACCCGTTACTAAGGCTTTCCCTAAAGCAATGGCAGTATTCGCATTATTGATGATTAAACCAATTTCACTTGGTAAACGATCATAATTCTTCTTTGTTAGTTGATAAGCTAATGTTCTTTCATAACCCATTGGATACACGTCCGGAACGGCCTTGATTTCAACATTTGTTCCGGCAAATGTCTCTTTCAGTTTAGCAATCATGGCTTTCTTATTTTCTTTAATTGCAAGTACCACCTTAGCCGCTTTAGATAATTTACCAAGGGCTAAAACACCTAACTTTAAATCATCCATATTTTCTTCCATAGCTTTGTAGTCAGCTGTTAAGAAAGGTTCACATTCAACTGCATTAATCACTAACATTTCAATGCCATCCACTTTAGTGTATTTCACATACGTTGGAAAGCCGGCACCACCAAGACCCAAAACTCCCGCATTTTTAACGAAGTCCAGTAATTCCTCACGGCTTGCTTTCGTGTAATCAAGAGGCTGGAATGCTTGGGCAGATTCATTTTTATGGTTGTTCACAATATGCAAATGATTGTGCAGACGACCATCCCCTGCTAACATTTTCTTTTCTTCTGTCACTGTACCAGACACCGGTGAGAATACCGGCAGGTAGAAATGATTATTTCTTTCCGCCAACTTTGTACCAATTTTTACTTCCGATCCAATTTCAACACAAACAGTCATGTCTGATGGACCACTGGCGATCGGCACCCATACATCATTAGGGTCAATCGAGTGATTAACATCTACAGATGTCGTTAAATCTTTATGGCCATCCAAATGTCTTTTCATAGGCCCTTTAAAAATCGACATAATATCTCAGTCCTTTCCCCGAATACGCATAACATTATACCACATTTCAACTTTTTGAATGTTGTCTTTCAAAATATGATACACTGATTGCGTATGAAAAAAATTTCTAAAAAAATGCTTATCGCCCTCTTAAGTGTCACCCTGTTCAGTGCTTGTTCCGAAACAAAAATCACAAGCTACAAAAATGTCAGCTATGACTCCGGTTTTGATACCTCGTATGCTTATCTTGAAAATACCAAGAAAACGGAAGCAGAGGCTAAGAAAAATTTCATTGAAAGCAGCAAGCTTCTAAAACATTACAATGAACTCTTCGATATTTATCGTAGCTATAGTGGTATCCATAATCTAAAAACCATCAATGACCAAGCTGGTAAAAAACCGGTTCAAGTTGAACAAGAAATCATTGATTTATTAAAAGAAGCGAAGAAGATGTACGACTTATCCAAGGGTGAATTTGATGTTACCATGGGGGCTACTTTAAAACTTTGGCATCAATACCGAGAAGAAGGAATGGCTCTTAATCAGAAAAAGAAAAGGGGCAATCTGCCAAGTAAAGCTGAATTAGAAGCAACGAAGTCCCATCGTGGTTGGGATAAAATCCAAATTGATGAAGAAAAGAAAACGGTCTTTATCACGGATCCAAAAGTTAGTTTGGATGTTGGTGGTATTGCGAAGGGTTATGCGAGTGAACTGGTAGCGAAAGAATTGGAAAAGCGTGGTGTCCACTCCGGTTATGTGAATGTTGGTAGAAACATTCGTACCATTGGTTCAAAACCAAATAACGAAGCTTGGTCCATTGGTATCACCGATCCGGAAGGTAAACTACCGGGTGGTTTATTAGCTTATAAGAAACAAGGTAATTTCTCCTTTGTGACATCGGGAGATTATGAACGTTATTACATAGCAAGCGATGGTAAAACTTATTCCCATATCATCGATCCAAAAACCTTATTCCCGGCCAATAAATATCGTTCTGTAACCGTATTAACAGCTGACTCCGGTTTGGCTGATGCAATGAGTACAAGCTTATTTACTCTAAGCATTGAAGATGGAAAGAAACTAATTGAAAAAATCAAACAAGAAAGCGGACAAGAAATAAATGCAGTTTGGGTTATGAACCCCGATAAAGTTCAAGATAAGAATTACACCATGGTAGACCAATACGCGATTTCTTATACCGATGGATTAAAAGACCAATTAACTTTCAACCAATAAAAAAGATGCTCTCGTAGAGAACCGTTCCCTACTCAAGCATCTTTTTTCTTCTTACTTATGATCAGCCACTAAGGTATCCGATACAAGCTTACCAA comes from the Bulleidia sp. zg-1006 genome and includes:
- a CDS encoding FAD:protein FMN transferase codes for the protein MKKISKKMLIALLSVTLFSACSETKITSYKNVSYDSGFDTSYAYLENTKKTEAEAKKNFIESSKLLKHYNELFDIYRSYSGIHNLKTINDQAGKKPVQVEQEIIDLLKEAKKMYDLSKGEFDVTMGATLKLWHQYREEGMALNQKKKRGNLPSKAELEATKSHRGWDKIQIDEEKKTVFITDPKVSLDVGGIAKGYASELVAKELEKRGVHSGYVNVGRNIRTIGSKPNNEAWSIGITDPEGKLPGGLLAYKKQGNFSFVTSGDYERYYIASDGKTYSHIIDPKTLFPANKYRSVTVLTADSGLADAMSTSLFTLSIEDGKKLIEKIKQESGQEINAVWVMNPDKVQDKNYTMVDQYAISYTDGLKDQLTFNQ